The sequence AAAAAGGGCTTTGGAGTAGGACAAGAGAGTTAATTCAATTTCTGGCAGAAAGAAGAATGGTTCTGAGCAAGAAATGCTGATAAATCTTATAAGTAATTACAATATTAGAGTTTACCTTACGCAAGGCTCCAGTTCTCAGAAGCTTTGATATTTGTCTTCCCTATTTCCCCAAATTTAAAAGGTCGTGTACACAAACCCATGAGGATTATACTGAATTCTTACTCCGGTAAAATTTCAGCTAAAGTCAATGACAGATTTCCACGAAGGGCACAAGGATTTAATCCATTTGTGAGGTTTAGCCATATTGAGATAGGTAATGGAACATCCCTTGTGTGTCAAACGGGCTTTTCTTCCATATACACACAAATAACCACTGAACTGGTCTCaagacaaaacagtgaaaaaagaagTTTTGGTGATATTCAGAAACCTTCTCTCTCTAGGCTTTCCCATTGAACTTACCCTTCTTGGAGCAAACCTGAGCAACGGGCAAGTGTTGTTATTCCTAGTATTATAGAAAAGAGACTGAATTCCTGAGTATGGAGTTTTCAGAATGTCTGAGACCCCAGTGACCATGACTGGCCTATGCTTCCATCAAAGCCTGTGACAGACCTCCTGCCTCCTGAGCTAAGTACAATATTTCTCAGTTCACTGCTCTACGAATCAAAATCAGTGATTCCCAGACTAGGTCCTAAAACCCATGTCAAACAACGCATGGAACAACagcatgtttgttttaaaggacTGTTGACAAAATATATAGTGGTCAAGAGGAAAGTGAAAGGTGATATGTTTGGTAAAGCAGTTTGGTGACCAATATcctaaaagattattttcaaatatatctcCACAAACTACTCATTTGACGCACTCCCTTGGCAAATGGATAGAAAACCTTAGTTTCAGAGCTATCTAGAAATTCCTAGTTGACTCTTTATTTATCAGattagcaaagaattttttttaaactcatctcTGAAATCTCAGGCCGTAGGGTATGGAAACACAGAACCCCTGGGCTGTAGTGGGATtaaaataaacagggaaaagtTGCTAATAAAAGACATCAAATCAAAAAAACAATTCTCCCAATGCCTAAAAGAACATGCAGCATGCCTGCTTCCTAATTTGTACATACCTGCTCATTGACCCGCTTGCAGAAGATAGCAAGCAGGAAGACAGCAGCAATGGGAGGACCCAGGTAGCTGGTAATTGACTGAATATAATCGAAGAGCTGCCCATTTTGAGCTGACTGCACCACAGGAACCCAGGCAATGCTGATGCCAATTAAAAGTAACATAAATGCCCTGTAAACACAGCCAGATATTCAATTAGTCACCTGCTTAGAAGCAtctagcagaaagaaaaaaacagcaattAATCAATAATTGAAATATCCATTTTGTATTTCAACCAGCATAATCAATGATAATGGCCAATTACCgttgaacaaataaaaaaaatccaagttggATATTGTGTCTGTCAACTGTTGGTCAGCATACAGCTAAACATGCAATCAAAATGTAGaaaatcacttttttcctttgtttgttatGTCTAGAGACAAATCAATAGCAGATCAACTGGAACTAGTTCATTGATGCTGTAGTGTGGTGTAGCAGAAAGCCtgtgaagatattttaaaatagttcccTTTGAACAGCAGTAGGAAGTGTTGAGAATTAGTTTAGCTACCTCATGCACCCCTGTCAATTCAGTTGGAAGCAAGGCTGGGCTCTTTCCAGACGGAAAACAGGGTGGGACGGGTTGTCTGGCCACGGGAGGCCGGTGCTGCCTGCCCGCAGGCTGCCAAGGCAGGATTTCACCCAGGCACCCGCGGGAGTTTTGGAGGCACAGGGTAAGGCTCCTAGAGCTGGCTGGGCCTCTGCAGCTGGGCGAGACTCGGCTGCTCTTACCTTCCAGCTAACATAAGCTCTTTCTCAGATGGTTGTGATCGAATTTTGGTGTAAATGTCCATCGTAAACAAAGTACTCGCACTGTTAAAAATGGAAGTCAGGGAGCTCATGAGGGAGGCCAACATGACTGACAACATCAGACCCCGCAGACCTGAAATACAAAGACATGTGAACTGGGATGAGCATTCAGTGGAAAGTCTCAGTACGTGGCACCATCCATCGTGCTTGTCTGACCCGCTCAAGTCAGGCAGCTGTGTGTCTGGCACATTCAGGTGCCTCCCTGACGTTCTCTTGCAATGCAAGCAGAGTGATGTCTGCTGAGCTTTGGAAAAGCTATTTACAGCACTGATAGGGCAACTCTTGAGCTTTTAGAACATACTTTTGTGAATGCTGTCTGattaaatgctgaaataaaaagaaaaaatactaagCAGACTTTCCCcaacagttataaaaatattttctcttgtttGCAGGCAAGTGCTTGCTTGCTGGTGATATATTTGTAAACCAGTtgtttagccaaaaaaaaaagtttcttttactGTTCAAAAATCAGAGTAAGCCACTCTTCCAGATGGTATGATCTAATCAACGCAGTATGGGGAAGCACTGCAGTATTTTAATAATACTATGTACAACAGTTATAATACCATGAGGAAGTACTAAAGATATCAGGGAAGGACCATGGTCTGCATATCATAATCTGTCTTTCCAGCCTTATGAACCAGCTTTGTGGTTTTCTACATAAATTTATCTTCGGTGTATCCATAGTCCTCTCCAGAGTGGTGCCTTATTCTCTCACCGAACAGGTGTCCTACAGGACAATGTGTACAtagaatattttctcctcccaCCTGGGTGGGTTTAGCAGAAGGACTGCAGGTGTATGCCTCCGACTCAGAAATCCTGGCAGAGACAGTTTTTTATGAATCATTGGCAAAGTAGGTTATTTTTTACCTCCACAGAAAGGGAGCCCAATTACCGTTTCATCACCCAGTATTTGCCAGCTGAGAGCTGACAGTGTCAGCATGTAGCTATTCTGCACCTACAGCTACAACTGATAGGGACTACCCCTTTGATTACCAGTACACAGTTCTAGCAAGAATTTTTGACCTAAATCTGGAGTTTGGCCTCCCTCTATCACCTGTTTTTACAGCCTGGCAGCCTCACCtttcctaaaacaaacaaacaaacaaatacagaCAGTGTCTTACCATTTGGCATAAGCTCCACTACCATTTTTGGATAAGCAATATTTGTACAGCCAACAGCAGTGCCACAGTACTGCTGGCAGACTTCAGGCACGACACAAGCCACCACATCTGAGGAGAGGATAACAAGACAGGGTTAGACAAGGTTGTATAAACAACAGATTGCTCACAAATTAATTAATTGCTTCTAAAATTTGTCTATGTGTTGAACTGATGGACTGACATGCTTGATATCATCCTTGGTCTGCTGGCAGGGAAAGAGAGCAAGTACAAAAACAAGCAGAGGAACACTCAGACCCCTCCCTCCAGCCTGAAcatctctcctctgcctgctttAAACACGCTGATGGTCAGAGGGAGGTTGGAGTTTCCCCCACGCTGCGCTCAGGGCTGTCCATGCCCAGAATAGTACTGTCTGCGACTGATGGCCCTCTTCCTCGGATTGCCATCAGATTATCAGTCCTGGACAGCATTTTCCACTCATTCAGCCAGAGTGGGGCTGTGACAAACAGACAGCTGGGGAGGGACACTGTGGAATTTCTCTCCCCTAAAATGGAGAGCAATAGCATTAGCAGAAACCTGAGATCAGGGAAAAGGGAAGACCTGTGACTCCTTACAGTGTATGTGCCTGCACAATCTAACAGGTGTTTTGGAAGGGACAGAGAACAGGACATTGAGAGAGATTGGCAGTGACACATGGGCAGCAAGAAGAAATTTGCATTTCTGTATACATACACGTACCTGTGTACAAAATTCGGCTGATCATTCCAGGCATCACTATAATAAACATGGGCAAGAGTTTCAGGTATCCACACATGATACAACCAGCCTTCACATGGGACATGTTCTTGCCAGAGAGACATCTCTGGACAATAACCTGTCAATGAGACACAGCAAGTATGTGTGACAACCAAGAATAGCATTGCCATGAACACACCATGCCAGGTTCTGGATGCAAGGTAGTTCTTAACCTCTGTGATAGTGAAAGAGCCTATTTAAAATTTCTGTcactaggaaaaacaaaaatgacatgAAAATCAAAAGATATATTTGAAATAAGTAAAGGAAACTATCATTTATCCAGTGTATGTTTAAGAGTATGTTTCTCACAAGATGTTCTTAAAGCAGATAGACTAAAAAgccaaaaaggaataaaatatttacatgagCAATAGATACAATtacatctggggtttttttcatttgtttacaTATTGTGAATATTGTCTTTCTCACAATTCAGAATGCAGACAAATCACTTGCTAGAGACTGGACACATTCTCACATCACAGTTGCAGGAGCACATTTTCCTCTACTCATGTCAGTGTGATCTCTTGGGGAAACTGGACAGTAGGTTTTAGGGAGAAGAAAGGAGGCCTGGGGAAGACTCTCCAGACTGAAAGACCTGATATTTAAAGGACATCCTCCCTGGACTGGGTATGCAAAGGTGAAAGCCGCACAAATAGGAAACAAAATCAGATTACTGAATGGTGAATCATATCTAGTCCCAGACTAACAAGAATCATTGGATACATGGTTTCCTAAATTCACATTACAAACTCTCTGTTTTTTTACTTATggtcacacacaaaaaatgagaaaggaattaCAGACAGTATCTGCTGGGCACAGTGCAGAAGGACTGAAAGAACATCCGTTCCATTTTCTCACATGCGGGAAGGGTTTAGAAACCAGAAACTGAGAAGTGACTGATCAGTCTTGAAATAACTGCCATTTCTGTGACCCAGCTTTGAATTACAATGGGGGAAGTATACCCCTAGATCACACCAGACTGCAGAGTTCTGTGTTCAGCATTTCCAAGGCTTATGGCTTCCACATTACCTGATCTGTGCACCAGTACCACAAAGCAAGGATGCTCAAACCAAAGACGAGTCCTGGCCATGGCAGATCTCCAGTGACGGCATCTCGGAAGATGTGAAAGGAATCCTTCCGAGGAGTGTAGCACTCGGCCTTAATCGTAGTATTCCCATAGGAGATATTGGATGGAATTGCTTCCATGTACTTCTGCATGAAAGCATCATACCCTCCTACTTCAGCAAAtgctgaaaaacagaaagtaaaagtagcaataaagtaTTCAGTACTGAAATCTCAAATAGAGCAGAGAATGTGAGGGGTAAAACCTCCTCAATATGGATGTAAAAGACCCCTAGCCAGTGTACATCAGCTTCTTAGAAAACAGTATACAGCGTTTTGTGAGTATTCACACCAAAGTGACCTTTCTATTTAGGTTTCTGTATAGCCTGCAAATGTTGGTTTAGGCTCCACATCTCTTATACGTGCCTTGCCAAGAAGTGGAATGAAGATACATTATTTCCACACAGGGTTAACCTAGGGAGCACCTACGGCAGGGTCTTACCAGGTTAGGTCAGCCTGAAGTTATTTCTGTGATAACAATGGTGGGATAATTACATTTCAGTGAAAGACCTAGCTAGAGGAAAACCAGGTGCTGAGTAACTAGAAAGATAAGGAAAGGACACTACAGATTCATGGAATCTTATCactacttctttctttcttatgACCTCTTCCTATTAATACTGTTTAACAGTATGGTTTCTACTTTAAAATGCATATGGGCTTCCAAACACAGGCATTGTCCCATTCATAAACATTCAGTTCATATCTTTTGTCCAGCTGGCAATATAATGACAGCTGTAGATCAACTACAAGGCttacttaaaacattaaaatgtttgggTTGTTTTAACAAAAGCTACCAGCTAGAAACAAGATAAAAATGTGCAACATGACCAACAACTCTCCACTTTGAATTGGAAATTTCATGCATTAACATCTGAATATCTACGAAATTATAATCTTCTTGAAACAAGATGCTCTCTGAACTTCTCAagaacatcatcatcatcacctgCAAACATCTCCGCTTTTACTTTGTTAGCCATCATGAGTCCTGTTCTATCATGGGGTGCTGTATTACCTTACACATTCACCTGTGCTTTGGAGATGGAGCGATCTCAGAGACTAAAGGGCTTGGCAGcatgtttattttcattcctgATAAACAGGTATATGAACCAAAATATGCTGGTTAAGATAACGATTCCACATTGCAGGGTCTGTTTCCACAGCCACCATGGGACTTGTGGTTGACCTGGTTACCCAGAATATGGAGAatgctgaggtactcagtgactttttttgcctcagtcttcaccagcaggggctccagccacaccacccaagacacaaaaggcaaaggcagggactgggagaaggaagaaccacccactgtagaaaaagatcaggtttgagaccatctaaggaagctgaaggtgcaTAAGTCCAAGGGACCTGATGAGATGGATCTGcagatcctgagggaactggcagatgaagtgactaagccactatccatcatatttgagaagctgtggcagtctcacgaagttcccactgactgaaaagggggaaatataacccccatttttaaaaggggaaataaagaggacctgGAGAACCActggccagtcagtctcacctctgtgacCAGTAAGATCATGAAGTGAATCCTCCTGGAAGCTctgctagagcacatggaaaatgaggtgattggtgacagccaacatggtttcactaaggacaaatcatgcctgatgaatttggtgacCTTTATGGTGGGGTTACAGCAACCGACtctcatctacctggacttgtgcaaagcttttgacactgtcctgcacaacatccttgtctctaaactggagagatgtggatgtgatggatggagcactcggtggatCAGGAACtgactggatggttgcactcaaagagtggagagcagtgacgagtgacgttcctcaggggttggtgttgggactggcaccgatcaacatctttgttggtgacacagacagtgggatcgaggcaccctcagcagtttgccaacgacaccgagctgtgtggggcggtcacacgctggagggaggggatgtgccatccagagggacctggacaggctggagaggtggggccgtgccaacctcatggagttcaacaaggccaagtgcagggtcccgcccatgggtcggggcaatgccaagcacagacacaggctgggcgaggagtgggtggagagcagccctgcggagaagggcttgggggtattggtggatggaaaactgcctgtgagccagcaacgtgcgctcgcagcccagaaagccaaccgtgtcctgggctgcacccagagcagggtgggcagcagggcgagggaggggattcgccccctctgctctgctctggtgagaccccacctggagtcctgtgtccagctctgggggcaccaacatcagaaggactcggacctgggcaacctgggctagtggaaggtgtccctgcccagggcagggggttggcaCGAGATGATCTTTGAGGCCTCTTTCAACCcaaaggaagacaaaaagaacaaaaaataatttccagtttaATTCATCTGATTTACTTACCAAATCCCATGAGAATAAAGGATCCCACTACCATGATAAATGTTTGTAAGGTGTCTGTGTAAATCACAGCTGCAAGACCACCTAATGGCAAAGAAAATTCAAGGCAAACAGGTTAGCCCCTGTGTAAATGCCTCAGttggaaatctttttttttttttttcacttctctcgCCACCTCTCAAGACCACTGTAAATCACTCCCCTTTGAGGTTTTCATTTCTCCTCTCTTACCCACCTCCCCTATTCTCTTTTTTCTGGCTTCTCTATCATTTAATTTATCAGACTGCTTTGCAAACTCACCTGTGATGGTGTAAAGAGCAGTAATAGCAAGCAGAATAATTATGGCCAAATAAAGATTCAGCCCTATGGCCAGCTGTATAAATACAGCTCCAGAGAATATGTCTgcctataaaagaaaaaattacagatTAAGCAATGTTTAAATTCATGATGATGGCACATTTCACATTCATGACGCAGGTACTGAAATACACAACTCCCCCCCCCTTATAGCACTGCACacgcaccaaaaaaaaaaaaaatcagaaagaaaatagagGCCATTTTAGGACAAGTGCCAGTCTCCTCTCAGTGCCATGCTGCTTTCAGCACAAGAATTCTAACACCTCTCAAGGAATACCCAGGTCTTTTTCAATGGATCATTTTAGGTAGACAGAGTCCCCTCACTACTCTGTTCTTACATACTGAAAGAGATTAATAACAAATTAGTTAAAGCTCAGGTTACACTTGCTACTATGTGCAGGGATAGACTCTGTGACACCTACAAGGCATGGCATGGTTCTCTTCATTTAATGCTGATCTATAAATCTCTTACTTTTTCTTCACTGCTTGCATACATGTGGTATAGCTAGTCTTGCTGGTTCAGGACAAATGGTGATTAAAGGCAAACATCTTGTATTATCTCTATTTTTAAGTTCCTGTCAGAATAATTGACATCAGTTGGCTAACAGAAGAGACCTTTAGCTCTTGCGTAAGACAGGAATTATTCAGGTTTCAGAGTTACACTCTGGGATTTTAACCACACTAATCAGTTCCTGATTTAGAGATCATTTGCATCAATGTTATTTATCCAAGTTTGCAATCAGAATAATCTACCCCAGTGCACTTGTAATGCATCACTGTAAATGATGCTTTCATTAGAGGTTTACATCTGTACCTGTCCTTGCTCCCGTCTCCAGtcccacctgcagccccccaACACCATCTATATGGGGATTCCTGTCATTTAACAATTCTGCTCCCAGGGGCATTCAGCAGGCTCGGGAGCTGCAAAATGATGCAGGAACTGCCCATGTGCAGGGTCTGAGAAATAAAGATAACCACCATTACACGTGCCCTGGGGTAAAGCAGGGCCGCTGCGAGGCGGCACTCGCTGGAGGAGCAGGAGGTTGCTCAGGCCAGGCTGGGGGACAGCCCCAGCCTCTGATCACGGGAGAGGCACTCGCACCACTTCTGTCGTCGGCTGGGCCGAGGGAAGGCAGGGCAGGTACACTAATAAGCAGTTACGCAGTCTGGCAAGCTGGGAGATGCCAGATGAAGAAACTTTCTTCATTCCGAAGACACTGAAACCAAGACTGCAGGGTATGAGCTCACCCTTGGTTCTCTCTGGAGAATGAGGAAGATGGATGGAAGATGGATGGATCTCTGCAGCAAGAGGTCCTCCAACCCTCCCTACTGCCCCGACATGAAGCAGTGTGAATCACAGCAGAGGTCCCACCCTCCCAACTCTGCCTCTAGAGCAGCTTGAGATGATTTGATTCCTTACAGGTTTTAGTTTGGAACTGCAGACCAGGACATTTAGCCCTTAACCCCAGTGGCAGTTAGACCATACCCTTTGTCCTTTCTCTCTATGGGAATATTTTTTGCCTACCTTTTCACACCACTGACCAGCTTATGTCCCAGATCTTTCTTTTATTGCTCTTGGCTTTAGTTTAGCCTACATAGCATTAAATATTAATGCTCCTAAAATGACCCCCAGAAAGAAATGTATAGTTAATTATTTAGCATCCTGAGCAATACATCAGCTTCTTTGAACTGCTGAGTTACCTTCCAACTTCAGTGCTCCTCCCTCCCAATTAGATTATTTCCTTTCAATATTTCCTTGTTTCTCCATTAATATTTTATGGGCACTATTTAATCCTTATCTCTAATAGAGTAAATCTTTCCTTTGAATTCCAAACTATCTCTCCAAAGCCATCCACAGATCATGCAGGAACAACTGGCAGAACACATACCAACTGAGTGAATCCAGCTGCCATGTtcctgtgggagtcagggcagtgGCACATACTCTTTACCCCCCTACATCATGCAGTCCTAAGAGGAGGTTATCCTTCTACCTCCTCTTCCCTCCGGGTAAGTCTATACCCACACATTTACTCCTGAAATTATGCCCAATGAATGTAAAGAAAATGCTGTAATACATTTATAAATTTCAGTTTACAATTTCTGATTTCTTCAAAAACATTCAGGTCTTAATTCCCTTTTGTCTTGTCATATTTAGTCAATTACTCTccatcaaattttatttttactaggTCATTTTCTTTGGCATCCTGACCAATATCAGCAACAGTAGTGGCTGATGAGCTCATTACAAACCTAGACTCTGAGAGGTGCTATAGGCATTACTCACAAAGTACTGCATGCTTAGGAAGCTTGTACAGGTGAGGGTCCTGTACAACAGAAATACTTTGGGCTTGAAAATCACATGTGTTCTGATCCCAAAGATCAACACCTTGCAGCATGGCCTTAGCTGGCAATTGTCTGGCAAGTGGCTGATTAGCCACACAACCAGGTgagaaatcaataaaaaaatacagaaaatgttcaggaaaagagagaaattgtAACAACCTTGTACAGAGGTGTGCAAAGGGAATCTAATCATCCCAGGGTGGTGGGCACTGTGCCAGGAATTACATGACCTGACGTATTATattattgtcatggtttaaacccagccagcagccaaacaccacacagccacacactcaccctcccctgccccagggggtgggggagagaattggaggagTAAAGGtagggagactcataggttgaggtAAAGTTAATTTGATAAtcgaaataaaataaaattaaattaaaataatcattataatagtaataatagaatatacaaacaaGTGATGcccaatgcaattgctcaccacctgctgaccaaagCCCAGCCTATTCCCAGCTAATGATcccagaggaaagaaaatcccAAAACTGCAGTCCAAGAAGAGAAAGAGCCCCAGGTTCCCAGCCTatcctcatctatatactgagcatgatgttgcATGATAcagaatattccattggccagtttggatCCAATGctctggctgtgttccctcccatcttcttgtgcacctgcccacaggcaggacatggggagttgaaAAAttcttgatttcttagcaacaactgaaaatatcAGTATACTATCAGCATTcatctcataccaaatcccatgctgaatccaaaacacagcactattctagctactaagaagaaaaattaactctatcccagtcaaaaccagaaCAATTGTCCATTGGAAAGCATTGTAATAATTACATTATTAAGAACATTAGATAATATTTTAACACATCAAGGAAACAGCACACGAAATAACTACACCAGAAACAAGATGCCACTGTTCTACAAGGATAAGCAGCAGTATCACTTCTAGTCAGACTGATAGGTGTGACTGCCCATTAAGGGCAGGGCAGAAACCCATCCTTCTATATCAAATCTCAATAAGCCTCAAAGATCACAAGGGAGTGTTTGTAAAGGCAGCAGTCAAGGAAGTAAAATGCAAATTGCCAAGCCAGCTATGGCATGGATTGTCAACACATGGGTATGTTTGGGTATACAACGTGCATCCGGAAAGAGAGACCTGTGATAGCTTCACGTAGCATGCATAGCTCTACACAGCACAAAGAAATTATCTACAGGCCAGGATGgaagagcctttccctttctgcttctgGAGCTGGTTCATTTGGAGACAGTCTGGGCATGGTGTGGCATAGCATGGTATAGAAAAACCTACTCTGATCTCCTCTGAGAGTACCTGAAACCTTCAAGGACTTTGTTCTGCCTACTCTGAATAAGATCCATCAATAAAGATTCTAGGCATCTAGGCAAATCCTGCCCTACTGAATATAGTGACATAGGACAACAATGCAGAAGACATGTTTGTACATTTGTGCATGGGACAGACACTGTCAGACCTGTTCTGGGCAAAtgagggaaagaagaaatgaTTAGAGAAACTTGTGCACTGAATTTTTCCCCTGCAAAGCACAGGGGGAAAATCTCCATGCCAATTCCCCACATACATCTGGATTAATTGGGTTGATGGGAAGCTGGGATGGGCCACTGGTGGAGCAGGGCCTGAGCAATCTGCTGCTGTATAGATCTCTTGATAATTTCTTTGCTCCTAATAAGAGAGGACCACAAGAGCAGGAGAAGGTGCTTCCGCCTCACACCACACTGGAAGCTTAAACCTGTCATGCCTGGAAGCAAGACACTCCAACTGAAATGGGGTGAAATCCCATGACCAGATCTTTAGGCATGATAGAGGATGGAAATAAAAGATAGACAGTAAATTCAGAACCTATGTAACACCTTGATGAGCTCGTTACAAACATGTGTTGCAGAATAGGACTGTGAGTCATCCGACTGGAAGAGTTTCTCAGCTGCTAGAGCTGCCAGAACTCTGTGTCATACCTGGGTTTTCTGATTATGGCAGTTAAGCACAACAACAGCAAATTAACTAATCCTTTTGAAATATATGGAAATCCAACTCTGAAGGCCAGCTCCACAGTACCACCCTGTTTAATTTATAACCTTTCTAAGGATCAGTTATCGTCAAGATGTGAGAATGAGAGCAAAAGGCCAATCTTTTAGCTTAAATTGCACTATTATCACTCAGCTCCCATTCAGAGGGCAAAGAGTAATCTGCCATGGCAACTTCTGCAAAACAACAGATTGAGGTATGCCTGAACTGTGGACTTCTTTAGAGGCTAGATAGTTTCGAGATATATGGAAAATACCAGCTCCATTCACTACTCCACGGCAACAGCAACACAACCACTTGATACGCTTGCCCATTAAAAGAAtgtctcctcttccctcctttcaCCTCAGTTGTTATAATTTTCCTCCCAGGCATTTCCTCCTTCCTTATTTTCTAATTCCTAttattctctttttctccatAGCCCTCTTGCTTTATTCCCTCATCTCTGTTACTGATGGATGTTCACCAGAGGATGCCAAAACAGATAAATATGAAGTCTGGGGACAAAAATTCCTTGCTACATGTTTCACGGATCCCTAGGGTAATAGACTGTCTTCCTTCACTCTGACATGTTCTAGAGGAAAGCATAAGTAGAAGTAAACCTTAAAAcctaaaaaagaaagagaaagcacaaCAAGCATCAAGGGACATtgtcaggaaggaaaaaactAATTGCAGAACAGATCTGAATAGACAATCTCACTAgataaagaaaacacaaaattgtATTTTGAGAGTTCTTAATTCAACCAAGGGCTCCAAATCAGAAGCAAATGACCAGTTGTGTGAGCAATATTGTAAGTGGGAGTTTCTTTTGTTTAGATCAATGTATGATGGAAGAAATGCTGTAAAAGTTTTACTTACTGAGATCTTTGTGAAAATATACAGGATCAGAGAAAGAACTGACAGGTAGACCTGAATCCGTTTCCCACCAAAACGCTTCCTCAGATACTCTGGCATTGTCACCACCTGTGGGGAGTAGAGGAGGTTTCAGATAATGGGGAATAGATACAAAGCAAATTAGGGGAATTTTTTTTGCTACTCTGATACTGTAAGAATGGAGTGCAAAGGGAGAGGAGCTGCAAATGCAATTGCAAGGAAGAGCAGCTCCAGAAATCAAAGGAGAATGAGGAGAGAGTACCAAGTACTTCTCAGCTCAGGTCTCAGAACAGAGAAT is a genomic window of Athene noctua chromosome 17, bAthNoc1.hap1.1, whole genome shotgun sequence containing:
- the SLC5A1 gene encoding sodium/glucose cotransporter 1 isoform X2; this encodes MESNIRINNPADISVIVIYFLVVLAVGLWAMYSTNRGTVGGFFLAGRSMVWWPIGASLFASNIGSGHFVGIAGTAAAGGIAIGGYEWNALILVVVLGWLFVPIYVKAGVVTMPEYLRKRFGGKRIQVYLSVLSLILYIFTKISADIFSGAVFIQLAIGLNLYLAIIILLAITALYTITGGLAAVIYTDTLQTFIMVVGSFILMGFAFAEVGGYDAFMQKYMEAIPSNISYGNTTIKAECYTPRKDSFHIFRDAVTGDLPWPGLVFGLSILALWYWCTDQVIVQRCLSGKNMSHVKAGCIMCGYLKLLPMFIIVMPGMISRILYTDVVACVVPEVCQQYCGTAVGCTNIAYPKMVVELMPNGLRGLMLSVMLASLMSSLTSIFNSASTLFTMDIYTKIRSQPSEKELMLAGRAFMLLLIGISIAWVPVVQSAQNGQLFDYIQSITSYLGPPIAAVFLLAIFCKRVNEQGAFWGLMVGLLAGLSRMIAEFAYGTGNCVNPSNCPFIICGIHYLYFAMILFGVTAIVILAVSFMTKPIPDVHLYRLCWSLRNSKEERIDLDADEQDKADEKDEESVNEESKEELGCFRKAYNWFCGLDQQKGPKLSKEEEEALKKKLTDTSEVPLWRNVVNINGIILLTVAVFCHAFFA
- the SLC5A1 gene encoding sodium/glucose cotransporter 1 isoform X3 is translated as MESNIRINNPADISVIVIYFLVVLAVGLWAMYSTNRGTVGGFFLAGRSMVWWPIGASLFASNIGSGHFVGIAGTAAAGGIAIGGYEWNALILVVVLGWLFVPIYVKAGVVTMPEYLRKRFGGKRIQVYLSVLSLILYIFTKISADIFSGAVFIQLAIGLNLYLAIIILLAITALYTITGGLAAVIYTDTLQTFIMVVGSFILMGFAFAEVGGYDAFMQKYMEAIPSNISYGNTTIKAECYTPRKDSFHIFRDAVTGDLPWPGLVFGLSILALWYWCTDQVIVQRCLSGKNMSHVKAGCIMCGYLKLLPMFIIVMPGMISRILYTGLRGLMLSVMLASLMSSLTSIFNSASTLFTMDIYTKIRSQPSEKELMLAGRAFMLLLIGISIAWVPVVQSAQNGQLFDYIQSITSYLGPPIAAVFLLAIFCKRVNEQGAFWGLMVGLLAGLSRMIAEFAYGTGNCVNPSNCPFIICGIHYLYFAMILFGVTAIVILAVSFMTKPIPDVHLYRLCWSLRNSKEERIDLDADEQDKADEKDEESVNEESKEELGCFRKAYNWFCGLDQQKGPKLSKEEEEALKKKLTDTSEVPLWRNVVNINGIILLTVAVFCHAFFA
- the SLC5A1 gene encoding sodium/glucose cotransporter 1 isoform X1 encodes the protein MESNIRINNPADISVIVIYFLVVLAVGLWAMYSTNRGTVGGFFLAGRSMVWWPIGASLFASNIGSGHFVGIAGTAAAGGIAIGGYEWNALILVVVLGWLFVPIYVKAGVVTMPEYLRKRFGGKRIQVYLSVLSLILYIFTKISADIFSGAVFIQLAIGLNLYLAIIILLAITALYTITGGLAAVIYTDTLQTFIMVVGSFILMGFAFAEVGGYDAFMQKYMEAIPSNISYGNTTIKAECYTPRKDSFHIFRDAVTGDLPWPGLVFGLSILALWYWCTDQVIVQRCLSGKNMSHVKAGCIMCGYLKLLPMFIIVMPGMISRILYTDVVACVVPEVCQQYCGTAVGCTNIAYPKMVVELMPNGLRGLMLSVMLASLMSSLTSIFNSASTLFTMDIYTKIRSQPSEKELMLAGRAFMLLLIGISIAWVPVVQSAQNGQLFDYIQSITSYLGPPIAAVFLLAIFCKRVNEQGAFWGLMVGLLAGLSRMIAEFAYGTGNCVNPSNCPFIICGIHYLYFAMILFGVTAIVILAVSFMTKPIPDVHLYRLCWSLRNSKEERIDLDADEQDKADEKDEESGNFNEESKEELGCFRKAYNWFCGLDQQKGPKLSKEEEEALKKKLTDTSEVPLWRNVVNINGIILLTVAVFCHAFFA